From the genome of Macrotis lagotis isolate mMagLag1 unplaced genomic scaffold, bilby.v1.9.chrom.fasta BILBYCTG039, whole genome shotgun sequence, one region includes:
- the LOC141504045 gene encoding olfactory receptor 2AJ1-like produces the protein MREEKNQTFVGDFILQGLLDPDQYGLLFLSLILIMYTVAIMGNTVLILLIHFDSQLHTPMYVLLKHLSFMDILNISNTVPKMAFNYISGRKSITFAGCGFQLFLCVNFVGTECLILTAMSYDRYVAICHPLRYPIFMNHRISIILATVCWLGGIINSILHTTYVMLLPYCDKRTIEHFICEIEAMLRITCIDTSKYEENVFVSSAFFFLIPFVIILISYGQILRIVLHMKSMEAQKKAFSTCSSHLAVVAMFYGSCIVTYMRPKSYHTPGQDKVIAISYTILAPMLNPVIYSLRNKDVLCSLKKAFGKALSHRNENF, from the coding sequence atgagggaggaaaagaatcaGACTTTTGTGGGAGATTTCATCCTACAAGGATTATTGGATCCAGACCAGTATGGACTGCTCTTCTTATCACTTATTCTCATCATGTATACAGTAGCAATCATGGGAAACACAGTATTGATTCTACTAATCCACTTTGACAGCCAGCTCCATACGCCAATGTATGTCCTTCTCAAGCATCTCTCATTTATGGATATCTTGAACATCTCCAATACTGTTCCCAAAATGGCCTTTAACTACATATCTGGCAGGAAATCCATCACATTTGCAGGTTGTGGGTTCCAGCTCTTCCTCTGTGTAAACTTTGTGGGTACTGAGTGCCTTATTCTCACAGCCATGTCCTATGATCGCTATGTAGCCATCTGTCATCCACTGCGTTATCCCATCTTCATGAACCATCGAATCAGTATCATTCTAGCTACTGTCTGCTGGCTTGGGGGAATCATCAATTCTATACTTCATACAACTTATGTAATGCTTCTCCCATATTGTGACAAAAGGACCATTGAACACTTTATCTGTGAAATTGAAGCCATGTTGAGAATCACTTGTATTGATACatcaaaatatgaagaaaatgtcTTTGTAAGTTCTGCATTCTTCTTCCTAATTCCCTTTGTCATCATCCTTATCTCATATGGTCAAATTCTCCGAATTGTGCTTCATATGAAATCTATGGAGGCCCAGAAAAAAGCCTTCTCCACCTGTTCCTCTCACCTGGCTGTGGTTGCCATGTTCTATGGTTCATGTATTGTTACATACATGAGACCAAAATCCTATCATACTCCAGGTCAGGACAAGGTCATAGCCATCTCTTATACCATTCTTGCTCCCATGCTCAACCCTGTCATCTACAGTCTGAGAAATAAAGATGTCTTATGTTCCCTTAAGAAGGCTTTTGGCAAAGCTCTTAGCCACAggaatgaaaacttttaa